One window from the genome of Rhodococcus sp. ABRD24 encodes:
- a CDS encoding phosphotransferase family protein, producing the protein MSTVGLNEDAVSTWIAGLGVGAVAPLSFERIGNGQSNLTFAVRDSGGGRWVLRRPPLGQLLDSAHDVVREHRILSALQGTGVPVPKMLALTTDPTVTDAPLVLMSYVDGLVIDGGSAAGQLDSARRRVIGLSLPKALASIHRVDLEMAGLLDLASRNPYAERQLKRWSAQWAQSKTQERPEVEDVAARLARNVPEQAETTLVHGDFHLGNVITAPGDGGVVAVLDWELCTLGDPLADLGGLLAYWPQRSDGVVWPFTASTLEGFPTRDELVDVYIHETKRDVSAVGFWHVLALWKLAIISEGVVRRTADDPRNRAEFGGPTREFVDSVVRRAVATADAVGLD; encoded by the coding sequence GTGAGTACCGTCGGCCTGAACGAAGATGCCGTGTCAACGTGGATCGCCGGGTTGGGAGTCGGTGCCGTCGCGCCGCTGTCGTTCGAGCGAATCGGGAATGGACAGTCGAATCTGACTTTTGCCGTGCGTGATTCGGGAGGTGGACGGTGGGTCCTGCGCCGTCCACCGCTAGGGCAGTTGCTGGATTCTGCGCACGATGTGGTTCGCGAACACCGGATTCTCTCGGCACTGCAGGGCACTGGAGTGCCGGTGCCGAAGATGCTTGCACTGACTACGGATCCCACGGTCACCGATGCGCCGCTGGTGTTGATGAGCTACGTCGACGGACTCGTGATCGACGGCGGATCGGCGGCTGGGCAGCTGGACTCCGCGCGCCGGCGTGTCATCGGATTGTCGCTCCCCAAGGCGCTCGCGAGCATTCATCGCGTGGACCTGGAGATGGCGGGCCTGCTCGATCTGGCCAGCCGTAATCCGTACGCGGAACGTCAGCTCAAGCGCTGGTCAGCGCAGTGGGCGCAGTCCAAGACGCAGGAGCGGCCCGAGGTCGAGGATGTTGCGGCGCGGCTGGCCCGCAATGTTCCCGAACAGGCCGAAACTACCTTGGTGCACGGCGATTTCCATCTCGGGAACGTGATCACTGCCCCGGGCGACGGCGGCGTGGTCGCGGTCCTCGACTGGGAGTTGTGCACCCTGGGAGACCCGCTCGCCGACCTCGGTGGCCTACTGGCGTACTGGCCGCAGCGCAGCGACGGCGTGGTGTGGCCGTTCACAGCGTCGACGCTCGAGGGTTTCCCCACCCGTGACGAGCTGGTCGACGTTTACATCCACGAGACCAAGCGTGACGTGTCCGCCGTGGGATTCTGGCACGTCCTGGCATTGTGGAAGCTGGCCATCATCAGCGAGGGGGTTGTCCGTCGCACCGCCGATGATCCACGCAATCGGGCCGAGTTCGGTGGGCCGACCCGCGAGTTCGTCGACAGCGTCGTCAGGCGTGCAGTCGCGACCGCCGACGCGGTCGGGTTGGACTGA
- a CDS encoding DEAD/DEAH box helicase, with protein MLHGLWSPGAGLMLWRGPDSDVHGDLPESLARVLRRRFRHHHTVHVPGPDGPQPQRVPVLALAPAEAADLLLAVPDDAPGVAGDVVFLSHVARGVQRWARGGRVVPELYRAEGHWWPRWRLLGGERQRAWLAELAAAMPPVQRHEGNPREILDDFVGELTDAVVRDLLGDRDSEHPLLRALLRGEPYGGGNHKMASGLEAWRESLTVDEPELVLRLLEPDEDDSSGDSHGAADADLLPDALWRLQVCLRPEGEAPAPLLLHRTEARLLEVGVRKLAAAVAAYPRLRDVPTDPDSLDLLLPTPVVTDLVLHGARALNEAGVTLLLPRAWAVVSPSLRVRVVSPPVPAAAEDRAVGMDEIVGYDWELALGDTVLGADELARLANAQSDLVRLRGQWVQADHTVLAQAARYVTQRNSSGDDTLSGLFAQLTEAERPPVPVEEVHATGWVGTLLDGTLEPAPVPKPKGLEAILRPYQQRGLDWLAFMSETGLGAVLADDMGLGKTVQLLALLAHERSDRPTLLVCPMSVVGNWQREAAKFVPDLKVHVHHGAGRSRGEELAAAVRANDLVITTYSLLARDVVALGEQRWRRVVLDEAQHVKNSGTAQARAARAIPADHRIALTGTPVENRLDELRSILDFVNRGMLGSPQAFRARFAVPIERDQDEAAVTRLRAVTSPFVLRRVKTDPTVISDLPDKFEMTVRANLTVEQAALYRAVVDEMLKQIKDTEGMQRKGAVLSALTRLKQVCNHPAHFLGDGSGVMRRGRHRSGKLGLVEDILDSVTADGERALLFTQFREFGDLVVPYLSERFGVDVPFLHGGVTKIRRDRMVERFQGADGPPIMLLSLKAGGTGLNLTAANHVVHLDRWWNPAVENQATDRAFRIGQRRDVQVRKLVCVGTLEERIDAMLATKQELADLAVGTGERWITEMSTDQLHDLLTLGDEAVGE; from the coding sequence ATGCTGCACGGGCTGTGGTCACCGGGTGCGGGCCTCATGCTCTGGCGGGGCCCGGACAGCGACGTGCACGGCGATCTTCCCGAATCGCTCGCCCGGGTTCTGCGCCGCCGCTTTCGGCACCACCACACCGTCCACGTTCCCGGCCCCGACGGTCCGCAGCCGCAGCGTGTCCCCGTGCTCGCGCTGGCGCCGGCCGAGGCCGCGGACTTGCTGCTCGCCGTCCCGGACGATGCACCGGGCGTCGCGGGTGATGTGGTCTTCCTGTCGCACGTGGCTCGCGGGGTGCAGCGCTGGGCGCGCGGCGGGCGGGTGGTGCCCGAGCTGTACCGCGCCGAGGGGCACTGGTGGCCGCGCTGGCGACTGCTCGGCGGCGAGCGCCAGCGTGCCTGGCTGGCGGAACTCGCCGCGGCGATGCCACCGGTGCAGCGGCACGAGGGCAACCCGCGCGAGATCCTCGACGACTTCGTGGGCGAACTCACCGACGCGGTGGTGCGGGATCTGCTCGGCGATCGTGACTCGGAGCATCCGCTGCTGCGGGCGCTGCTCCGAGGCGAACCGTACGGCGGCGGTAACCACAAGATGGCGAGCGGCCTCGAGGCATGGCGCGAAAGCCTCACCGTCGACGAACCGGAGCTGGTGCTGCGGCTGCTGGAACCTGATGAGGACGACAGCTCCGGCGACAGCCACGGGGCCGCCGACGCCGATCTGCTGCCCGACGCGCTGTGGCGCCTCCAGGTGTGCCTGCGTCCCGAGGGCGAGGCCCCAGCGCCGCTGCTGCTGCACCGCACCGAGGCCCGGCTGCTCGAGGTCGGGGTTCGTAAGCTTGCCGCCGCGGTCGCGGCCTACCCGCGGTTGCGTGACGTGCCTACCGATCCGGACAGCCTCGACCTGCTGCTGCCGACCCCCGTCGTCACCGATTTGGTTCTGCACGGTGCACGGGCGCTGAACGAGGCCGGCGTGACGCTGCTGCTGCCGCGGGCGTGGGCGGTGGTCTCGCCCTCGCTGCGGGTGCGCGTGGTCTCGCCACCCGTTCCCGCCGCCGCCGAGGACCGTGCCGTCGGTATGGACGAAATCGTCGGCTACGACTGGGAACTCGCGCTGGGGGACACTGTTCTGGGTGCCGATGAGTTGGCCCGACTCGCGAATGCGCAGAGCGACTTGGTGCGACTGCGCGGGCAATGGGTGCAGGCCGACCACACGGTACTGGCGCAGGCCGCTCGCTATGTGACGCAGCGTAATTCGAGCGGCGACGACACGTTGTCCGGGTTGTTTGCACAGCTGACGGAGGCCGAGCGGCCGCCCGTGCCGGTGGAAGAGGTGCACGCCACGGGCTGGGTGGGCACGCTGCTCGACGGCACCCTCGAGCCGGCGCCGGTGCCGAAACCGAAGGGTTTGGAGGCAATCCTGCGGCCGTACCAGCAACGAGGCCTGGACTGGCTGGCATTCATGAGTGAGACGGGTCTCGGGGCTGTGCTCGCCGACGACATGGGCCTGGGGAAGACGGTGCAGTTGCTGGCGCTGCTCGCGCACGAGCGGTCCGACAGGCCGACACTGCTGGTGTGCCCGATGTCGGTGGTCGGCAACTGGCAGCGAGAGGCCGCGAAGTTCGTGCCCGATCTGAAGGTGCACGTCCACCACGGAGCCGGGCGCAGCCGGGGTGAGGAACTGGCCGCAGCGGTGCGCGCCAACGACCTGGTGATCACCACGTATTCACTGCTCGCGCGGGATGTCGTCGCGCTCGGGGAGCAGAGGTGGCGGCGGGTGGTGCTCGACGAGGCGCAGCACGTCAAGAACTCGGGAACGGCGCAGGCGCGCGCTGCCCGTGCGATCCCGGCGGACCACCGGATCGCGCTCACCGGCACACCGGTGGAGAACCGCCTCGACGAACTGCGGTCGATTCTCGACTTCGTCAACCGAGGGATGCTGGGCAGCCCGCAGGCATTCCGGGCCAGGTTTGCGGTGCCGATCGAACGCGATCAGGACGAGGCCGCGGTGACACGCCTGAGGGCAGTGACGTCGCCGTTCGTGTTGCGGCGGGTCAAGACCGATCCCACGGTGATCTCGGACCTGCCGGACAAGTTCGAGATGACGGTGCGGGCGAACCTGACGGTGGAGCAGGCCGCGCTGTACCGGGCGGTGGTCGACGAGATGCTGAAGCAGATCAAGGACACCGAGGGTATGCAGCGCAAGGGCGCGGTGCTCTCGGCGCTGACCCGGCTCAAGCAGGTGTGCAACCACCCGGCGCACTTCCTGGGCGACGGCTCGGGGGTCATGCGGCGTGGACGGCACCGCTCCGGGAAGCTCGGCCTGGTCGAGGACATCCTCGACTCGGTGACCGCCGACGGTGAACGTGCGCTGCTGTTCACTCAGTTCCGTGAGTTCGGCGATCTTGTTGTGCCCTACCTGTCCGAGCGGTTCGGCGTGGACGTGCCGTTTCTGCACGGCGGCGTCACCAAGATTCGACGCGACAGAATGGTCGAGCGGTTCCAGGGGGCCGACGGGCCGCCGATCATGCTGCTCTCCCTCAAGGCCGGCGGCACCGGACTCAACCTCACTGCTGCTAATCATGTTGTGCACCTGGATCGTTGGTGGAATCCGGCGGTGGAGAACCAGGCCACCGACCGCGCCTTCCGGATCGGTCAGCGCCGGGACGTCCAGGTACGAAAGCTGGTGTGCGTCGGCACACTCGAGGAGCGGATCGATGCGATGCTGGCCACCAAGCAGGAATTGGCGGACCTCGCAGTCGGCACCGGCGAGCGCTGGATCACCGAGATGAGCACCGATCAGCTCCACGACCTGCTGACTCTCGGTGACGAGGCGGTCGGCGAATGA
- a CDS encoding alpha-ketoacid dehydrogenase subunit beta, which produces MTAMTLGAALNTGLRRALERDPKVVLMGEDIGKLGGVFRITDGLQKDFGPARVIDTPLAESGIVGTAFGLALRGYRPVCEIQFDGFVYPAFDQIVSQVARIHYRTRGHVKAPLTIRIPYGGGIGAVEHHSESPEAYFAHTAGLRVVSPSTPADAYAMIQQAVTLDDPVVFFEPKRRYWDRGEVDTDATPELPLHRARIARRGTDATVVAYGSMVPTALQAAAIADTEGASLEVLDLRSLSPIDFDTVEESVRRTGRLVVAHEAPLFAGLGAEIAARISERCFYELAAPVRRVGGFDIPYPPAKLEKHHVPDADRILGAVDEVLAA; this is translated from the coding sequence ATGACCGCCATGACCCTCGGCGCAGCCCTCAACACCGGCCTGCGCCGCGCGCTCGAACGTGACCCCAAGGTGGTGCTGATGGGTGAGGACATCGGCAAGCTCGGCGGCGTCTTCCGCATCACCGACGGACTACAGAAGGACTTCGGTCCGGCCAGGGTCATCGACACTCCACTCGCCGAATCCGGCATCGTGGGAACGGCTTTCGGGCTCGCGCTGCGTGGCTACCGGCCGGTGTGCGAGATCCAGTTCGACGGCTTCGTCTACCCCGCGTTCGACCAGATAGTGTCCCAGGTCGCGCGGATCCACTACCGAACGCGCGGACATGTGAAGGCGCCATTGACGATTCGCATTCCCTACGGCGGCGGAATCGGCGCCGTCGAACATCATTCGGAGTCGCCGGAGGCGTATTTTGCGCACACGGCCGGACTACGCGTGGTCAGCCCGAGCACTCCGGCGGACGCATACGCGATGATCCAGCAGGCAGTCACCCTCGACGATCCAGTGGTGTTCTTCGAACCCAAGCGCCGCTACTGGGACCGCGGCGAGGTGGACACCGATGCGACCCCGGAGCTGCCGTTGCACCGCGCGCGGATCGCCCGCCGCGGCACCGACGCCACCGTCGTCGCGTACGGCTCGATGGTGCCGACCGCGTTACAGGCCGCGGCGATCGCCGACACCGAGGGAGCATCGCTCGAGGTGCTGGATCTACGGTCGCTGTCCCCCATCGACTTCGACACCGTCGAGGAATCGGTGCGCCGCACCGGACGCCTCGTGGTGGCGCACGAGGCCCCATTGTTCGCCGGGCTCGGCGCCGAGATCGCTGCCCGGATCTCCGAACGCTGCTTCTATGAGCTCGCGGCGCCCGTGCGGCGGGTCGGCGGCTTCGACATCCCCTACCCGCCCGCGAAGCTCGAGAAGCACCACGTGCCCGACGCGGACCGCATCCTCGGCGCTGTCGACGAGGTGCTGGCCGCATGA
- a CDS encoding DUF6328 family protein, producing MVELPPSEPGETPSARLARNFSELLQELRVAQAGVQILFAFLLAIVFTEPYEEQSDFVRGLHLVTMLSAAASSALLIAPAVWHRILFRHRRREDILRHANLCALAGSGFLAATMSGTVLIVAEVAVGGWIAIVIGAVTAVFFVGLWFAVPRLLRPDDELRK from the coding sequence ATGGTCGAGCTGCCGCCCAGCGAACCCGGCGAGACGCCCAGTGCACGCCTGGCACGCAACTTCAGCGAACTGCTGCAAGAACTGCGTGTCGCTCAGGCCGGTGTGCAGATTCTCTTCGCGTTCCTGCTGGCAATCGTGTTCACCGAACCGTACGAAGAACAGTCGGACTTCGTCCGTGGCCTGCACCTGGTCACCATGCTGAGTGCGGCAGCGTCCTCGGCACTGTTGATCGCGCCGGCGGTGTGGCACCGAATCCTGTTCCGGCATCGGCGACGGGAGGACATCCTTCGCCACGCCAACCTGTGCGCACTGGCCGGCTCCGGATTCCTTGCCGCCACCATGAGCGGAACCGTGCTCATCGTCGCCGAGGTCGCAGTCGGCGGCTGGATCGCGATTGTGATCGGGGCCGTCACGGCCGTGTTCTTCGTCGGGCTGTGGTTCGCGGTGCCACGACTGCTCCGACCGGACGACGAACTGCGCAAGTGA
- a CDS encoding Lrp/AsnC family transcriptional regulator: MSTLDATDARLLLELSRNPRATGVELAQRLGLSRNTVQARLARWEASGALGDFDRRVDPRALGYPLAAFVATQVDQHQLDAVVEALAGIPEVVEVYGMTGLTDLSVKVVAADADDLYRLAGQILKIPGVERTNMALVMRELVGPRTVPLLERSASQ, encoded by the coding sequence ATGAGCACTCTGGACGCCACCGATGCCCGCCTGCTGCTCGAGCTCTCGCGCAATCCTCGCGCCACGGGGGTGGAGCTGGCGCAGCGGCTGGGGCTCTCGCGCAACACCGTGCAGGCTCGGCTGGCCCGATGGGAGGCGTCCGGCGCGCTCGGTGACTTCGACCGGCGCGTCGACCCGCGGGCACTCGGCTATCCGCTGGCTGCGTTCGTCGCGACCCAGGTGGACCAGCATCAACTCGACGCCGTTGTAGAGGCGCTCGCCGGCATTCCCGAGGTGGTGGAGGTGTACGGCATGACCGGGCTGACCGATCTGTCAGTGAAGGTGGTTGCGGCCGACGCCGACGACCTGTACCGACTTGCGGGTCAGATCCTGAAGATCCCCGGCGTCGAGCGCACCAACATGGCACTGGTGATGCGTGAGCTGGTCGGGCCGCGGACCGTGCCACTGTTGGAGCGTTCCGCCAGCCAGTGA
- a CDS encoding NAD(P)(+) transhydrogenase (Re/Si-specific) subunit beta — protein MSYLVTILYIVAFAMFIYGLSGLTGPKTAVRGNYIAAVGMFIAVVAVLIDVRSTDNWLLIAGGLLVGIVLGVPPALRTKMTAMPQLVALFNGVGGGTVALIAWAEFLNTDGFTAVESVPSVPFIVGSLFAAIIGSVSFWGSLVAFAKLQELLNKNLEKKVVASAKAFQLANIVLALVSIGLAVYIGLGSDGDPQSAWLIVGLLVAAGVMGLFVVLPIGGADMPVVISLLNALTGLSAAAAGLALNNQAMIVAGMIVGASGSILTNLMAKAMNRSIPAIIFGSFGGGDSGAVGGSASGGTVKATSASDAAIQMAYANQVIVVPGYGLAVAQAQHAVKEMAALLEARGVEVKYAIHPVAGRMPGHMNVLLAEADVAYDAMKEMDDINGEFSRTDVAIVIGANDVTNPSARNDPSSPIHGMPILNVDEARSVIVLKRSMSSGYAGIDNPLFTADQTSMLFGDAKKMVSEVTEELKAL, from the coding sequence GCCTCACCGGCCCGAAGACCGCGGTGCGCGGCAACTACATCGCCGCAGTCGGCATGTTCATCGCGGTGGTCGCCGTTCTGATCGACGTCCGCTCCACCGACAATTGGCTCCTCATCGCCGGCGGTCTGCTGGTTGGCATCGTGCTGGGAGTTCCGCCGGCCCTGCGCACCAAGATGACGGCCATGCCGCAGCTCGTTGCGCTGTTCAACGGCGTCGGCGGCGGCACTGTCGCGCTGATCGCGTGGGCCGAGTTCCTGAACACGGACGGCTTCACCGCCGTCGAGTCGGTGCCGTCCGTGCCCTTCATCGTCGGTTCGCTCTTTGCGGCGATCATCGGTTCGGTCTCGTTCTGGGGCTCGCTCGTCGCGTTCGCCAAGCTGCAGGAGTTGCTGAACAAGAACCTCGAGAAGAAGGTCGTCGCGTCCGCGAAGGCGTTCCAGCTCGCGAACATCGTCCTCGCGCTGGTCTCGATCGGCCTGGCCGTCTACATCGGCCTGGGCTCCGACGGCGACCCGCAGTCGGCGTGGCTGATCGTCGGCCTGCTCGTCGCGGCCGGTGTCATGGGCCTGTTCGTGGTGCTGCCGATCGGCGGTGCCGACATGCCCGTCGTCATCTCGCTGCTCAACGCACTCACCGGTCTGTCCGCCGCGGCCGCCGGTCTGGCACTGAACAATCAGGCGATGATCGTCGCCGGCATGATCGTCGGCGCGTCGGGCTCGATCCTGACCAACCTCATGGCCAAGGCGATGAACCGGTCGATCCCCGCGATCATCTTCGGCTCGTTCGGTGGCGGTGACAGTGGTGCAGTCGGTGGTTCTGCTTCCGGCGGCACCGTGAAGGCCACCTCCGCATCGGATGCGGCGATCCAGATGGCGTACGCCAACCAGGTCATCGTCGTCCCCGGCTACGGTCTCGCGGTCGCACAGGCCCAGCACGCCGTCAAGGAGATGGCGGCGCTGCTCGAGGCCAGGGGTGTCGAGGTCAAGTACGCGATCCATCCGGTCGCCGGTCGTATGCCGGGCCACATGAACGTCCTGCTCGCCGAGGCAGATGTCGCATACGACGCGATGAAGGAAATGGACGACATCAACGGTGAGTTCTCGCGCACCGACGTCGCCATCGTCATCGGCGCCAACGACGTCACCAACCCGTCGGCACGCAATGACCCCAGCTCGCCCATCCACGGCATGCCGATCCTCAACGTCGACGAGGCCCGCTCCGTCATCGTCCTCAAGCGGTCGATGTCCTCGGGTTACGCCGGTATCGACAACCCGCTGTTCACCGCGGACCAGACGTCGATGCTGTTCGGCGACGCCAAGAAGATGGTCTCCGAGGTCACCGAGGAGCTCAAGGCGCTGTAG
- a CDS encoding shikimate 5-dehydrogenase codes for MSLSGRPSNIGTRFHNYLYDELGLDFVYKAFTTTDLPAAIAGIRALGIRGCGVSMPFKEDCIEHVDVVHPSASAIDSVNTIVNNDGELHAYNTDYQAVADLLHRAELAPELTAAVAGSGGMAKAVVAALRDSGFQTVTVVARNESTGTALARTYGFEWRSDLGVARPQLLINATPVGMADGPDADALPFPEAAVAAADAVFDVVAAPSDTPLIRAARSLSKPAITGAQVIALQAAEQFTLYTGVRLTDEQIRRASEFSRA; via the coding sequence ATGTCGCTGTCGGGCCGGCCCAGCAACATCGGCACCCGCTTCCACAACTACCTCTACGACGAGCTCGGGCTGGACTTCGTCTACAAGGCCTTCACCACCACCGACCTGCCGGCCGCGATCGCGGGAATCCGCGCGCTCGGCATCCGCGGCTGCGGGGTTTCGATGCCGTTCAAGGAGGACTGCATCGAACACGTCGACGTGGTGCATCCGTCGGCGTCCGCAATCGACTCGGTGAACACGATCGTCAACAATGACGGCGAGCTGCACGCCTACAACACCGACTACCAGGCGGTTGCCGATCTACTGCACCGCGCCGAGCTGGCTCCGGAGCTGACGGCTGCGGTCGCCGGGAGCGGCGGGATGGCGAAGGCCGTGGTTGCTGCGCTCCGGGACAGCGGATTCCAGACCGTCACCGTCGTCGCCCGCAACGAGTCCACCGGAACCGCGCTGGCCCGCACGTACGGATTCGAATGGCGGTCCGATCTCGGCGTCGCCCGCCCGCAGCTGCTGATCAACGCGACCCCGGTCGGCATGGCCGACGGCCCCGACGCCGACGCGCTGCCGTTCCCGGAGGCCGCCGTTGCGGCGGCAGACGCCGTGTTCGACGTTGTCGCGGCGCCGTCGGACACCCCGCTGATCCGGGCCGCCCGATCGTTGAGCAAACCGGCCATCACCGGCGCCCAGGTTATTGCGCTGCAGGCCGCCGAACAGTTCACGCTGTACACCGGGGTGCGGCTCACCGACGAGCAGATCCGCCGGGCCTCCGAGTTCTCGAGGGCGTAG
- a CDS encoding dihydrolipoamide acetyltransferase family protein, whose amino-acid sequence MSAVEEFRLPDLGEGLTEAELVSWAVAVGDTVALNQAIGEVETAKAVVELPSPYAGVVRELLAQPGDTVPVGAPVIRIETADPQLSGGGERRTESVLVGYGPSAPAPSRRRRPPPVPPRTPRQRPDAVRRHQESAPSPAPTALPEPGDRETRTPIRSVRRQTASAMVRSAFTAPQVTEFLTADVTESVRLLAQLRASARFEGLHLTPLILVAKALLLALRVHPELNSAWLEDSQEIVTRRYVNLGIATATDRGLVVPTVRDAEKLSLPELARAIADLTATARDGKATPEQLSGGTITITNVGIYGVDAGTPILNPGEAAILALGAINRRPWVLGDELAIREVTTLSLTVDHRLVDGEQASRFLADLAAILIDPVPALLAQA is encoded by the coding sequence ATGAGCGCCGTCGAGGAGTTCCGGCTGCCCGATCTCGGGGAGGGCCTCACCGAGGCGGAGCTGGTGTCGTGGGCGGTCGCCGTCGGCGACACCGTGGCGCTCAACCAGGCAATCGGGGAGGTCGAAACCGCGAAGGCGGTGGTGGAGCTGCCGTCGCCGTACGCCGGCGTCGTGCGCGAGCTGCTCGCCCAGCCCGGCGACACCGTCCCGGTAGGCGCGCCGGTGATCCGGATCGAGACCGCCGACCCGCAGCTCTCCGGCGGCGGTGAACGGAGGACCGAGTCGGTGCTCGTCGGCTACGGGCCGTCGGCCCCCGCCCCCAGCCGGCGTCGGCGTCCTCCGCCCGTTCCACCCCGGACTCCGCGACAGCGCCCCGACGCCGTCCGCCGACACCAGGAATCAGCGCCTTCACCGGCGCCGACCGCCCTGCCCGAGCCCGGAGACCGCGAAACCCGCACCCCGATCCGCAGCGTGCGCCGGCAGACAGCGTCCGCGATGGTCCGTAGCGCATTCACAGCGCCTCAGGTGACGGAGTTCCTCACGGCCGACGTCACCGAGTCGGTGCGGCTGCTCGCGCAACTGCGGGCGTCGGCGCGGTTCGAAGGGCTGCACCTGACTCCGCTGATACTCGTCGCCAAGGCCCTGCTGCTGGCGCTGCGGGTACATCCGGAACTGAACTCGGCGTGGCTCGAGGACAGCCAGGAAATCGTCACCCGACGCTACGTCAATCTCGGCATCGCGACAGCCACCGACCGCGGACTCGTCGTCCCCACCGTCAGGGACGCCGAGAAGCTGTCGCTGCCCGAGCTGGCCCGGGCAATCGCCGACCTGACCGCGACGGCCCGAGACGGGAAGGCGACGCCGGAACAGCTGTCCGGCGGGACCATCACCATCACCAATGTCGGGATCTACGGAGTCGACGCGGGCACCCCGATCCTCAACCCGGGCGAGGCGGCGATCCTCGCGCTCGGCGCGATCAACCGTCGGCCGTGGGTGCTGGGCGACGAGCTCGCGATCCGCGAGGTGACGACCCTGAGCCTGACCGTGGACCACCGCCTCGTCGACGGCGAGCAGGCGTCGAGGTTCCTCGCCGATCTCGCGGCGATTCTCATCGACCCCGTCCCGGCCCTCCTGGCCCAGGCCTAA
- the pdhA gene encoding pyruvate dehydrogenase (acetyl-transferring) E1 component subunit alpha, with the protein MADKTAFPVQLVQPDGRRVHRPDYAALIADVGPDQLRALYQDLVVVRRIDTEATALQRQGQLGIWAPLLGQEAAQVGSVHALNPDDYIFTSYREHAVAYCRGVDPAVMTRMWRGCAYSGWDPATVNMTNPAIVVGAQGLHATGYAMGVHLDGAEIATIAYFGDGATSQGDLSEALGFATSFNAPVVFFCQNNQWAISEPVQLQSPAPIARRAVGYGMPAVQVDGNDVLAVLAVTRQAARRAREGAGPSFIEAITYRMGPHTTADDPSRYRAAAEIEMWKARDPIDRLRRLLERERLFDDEFDSRVRARADEVAARLRTGTLEAPDPGPEELFEHVYAAAHPLIDEERATYDAYLKSLTAGEEALT; encoded by the coding sequence ATGGCCGACAAGACCGCGTTTCCGGTGCAGCTCGTCCAACCCGACGGACGCCGCGTGCACCGCCCCGACTACGCCGCGCTGATCGCCGACGTCGGACCGGATCAGCTGCGCGCCCTGTACCAGGACCTGGTCGTGGTCCGGCGGATCGACACCGAGGCCACCGCCCTGCAACGTCAGGGACAGCTCGGCATCTGGGCTCCCCTGCTCGGCCAGGAGGCCGCACAGGTCGGGTCCGTGCACGCGCTGAATCCGGACGACTACATCTTCACCAGCTATCGCGAGCACGCCGTCGCGTACTGCCGCGGCGTCGACCCCGCGGTGATGACGCGCATGTGGCGGGGTTGCGCGTACTCGGGGTGGGATCCGGCGACCGTGAACATGACCAACCCGGCGATCGTGGTGGGCGCCCAGGGCCTGCACGCGACCGGCTACGCGATGGGAGTGCACCTCGACGGTGCCGAGATCGCCACGATCGCGTACTTCGGCGACGGCGCCACGAGCCAGGGCGACCTGTCCGAGGCGCTCGGGTTCGCAACGAGCTTCAACGCCCCGGTGGTGTTCTTCTGCCAGAACAACCAGTGGGCGATCAGCGAGCCGGTACAGCTGCAGAGTCCCGCGCCGATCGCGCGGCGCGCGGTCGGCTACGGGATGCCTGCGGTGCAGGTGGACGGAAACGACGTGCTCGCGGTCCTCGCGGTCACCCGGCAGGCCGCCCGGCGCGCGAGGGAGGGCGCGGGGCCGTCGTTCATCGAGGCCATCACGTACCGGATGGGCCCGCACACCACAGCCGACGACCCCAGCCGCTACCGGGCGGCCGCGGAGATCGAGATGTGGAAGGCTCGCGACCCGATCGACCGGCTGCGCCGGCTGCTCGAGCGCGAGAGGCTGTTCGACGACGAGTTCGACTCGCGAGTGCGGGCCCGGGCCGACGAGGTCGCCGCCCGATTGCGGACCGGCACGCTGGAGGCGCCGGATCCCGGACCGGAGGAGTTGTTCGAGCATGTCTACGCCGCCGCGCATCCACTGATCGACGAGGAACGCGCCACCTACGACGCGTATCTGAAATCCCTGACCGCCGGCGAGGAGGCCCTGACATGA
- a CDS encoding thioesterase family protein: MAATDEVEPRAEAYPALWPVPTRWSDNDHYGYVSTATCCSYFETAINGWLMASTGLDIRTLPAIGIVAETSCRFVRELSFPDQLHVGLAVDRLGPTSIGYSLAIFREDSAGLLELAATGQFVHAYVDPETRRPVPIPPEIRSAASLLVSGEV, encoded by the coding sequence ATGGCAGCCACCGATGAGGTCGAACCGCGCGCCGAGGCCTATCCCGCGCTGTGGCCGGTCCCGACCCGCTGGTCGGACAATGACCATTACGGGTACGTCAGCACCGCCACCTGCTGCTCGTACTTCGAGACCGCGATCAACGGCTGGTTGATGGCCAGCACCGGACTCGACATCCGCACGCTGCCTGCGATCGGGATCGTCGCGGAGACGTCGTGCCGATTCGTCCGCGAACTGTCGTTCCCCGACCAGCTGCATGTCGGGCTGGCTGTGGATCGACTCGGGCCCACCAGTATCGGGTACTCGCTCGCAATCTTCCGCGAGGATTCCGCGGGATTGCTGGAACTGGCCGCCACCGGGCAGTTCGTTCATGCGTACGTCGATCCCGAGACCCGCCGTCCGGTTCCGATTCCTCCCGAGATCCGAAGCGCAGCAAGCCTGCTCGTGTCAGGAGAGGTGTAG